One bacterium genomic region harbors:
- a CDS encoding S8 family peptidase, with protein MRLEIFEHCLMTYCSTNTRCIFHALVALVVFAFAFPAYALSPSDSLLGEQWYLDAIAAKDAWEVTIGNPASIIAVLDVGVDLDHPDLASAMWQNLGEIPGNGVDDDRNGYVDDVNGWDFVGNDNDPTPAYDVAGSNPNDLHHGTVVAGIIAARGNNGQGIAGIDWLAKIMPLRVLRSDGVGDLNDVLAALRYAHEQGASIVNLSFVGTERSVELDALIIELARDGVLVVAAGGNEDQRGRGNLDDFPAYPICSGNGEGYVLGVAATNEQDEKATFSSYGDCVDLSAPGSHIVGTRFHDPDHTAIAVGDRIGQTTFSEPYGGFFNGTSYAAPIVAGAASLVRGLLPSLAPLDIIALLRQAADPIANVPGALTGKLGAGRLQLSRAVREALARATAAPSMTHSSIEFSRPIVGVLEDVIVRVVVQNDSGQVLGGRSVRLLSDRIDDLIAPTTALTDATGIASFSIRAQQEGIAELHALIGDLTVATGRVVVASGGAAGIGIGSLLKGSTSSVYVVDARGKRYAFPDRQTFDSWYADTSSVLRVDDSVLAAFPLGGLVTIRPGTFLVKIQTDPKVYTVERGGVLRWVPTEEMAIARYGTAWASRVVDVPDAFFATYTSGTQVGPGEFPSGYLWEHPATGTRAMVENGTLRAFGTRELFAQNGLQERDVFRHLVVELPFGNPILGREQTLAIPIP; from the coding sequence TTGAGATTGGAGATTTTCGAGCACTGTCTCATGACGTACTGCAGCACCAATACGCGGTGCATATTCCATGCGTTGGTGGCGTTGGTCGTGTTCGCGTTCGCGTTTCCCGCATATGCGCTTTCGCCATCCGATTCGCTCTTGGGCGAGCAGTGGTACCTTGACGCCATTGCGGCGAAGGACGCGTGGGAGGTGACGATTGGGAACCCCGCGTCCATCATCGCGGTACTCGATGTGGGGGTTGACCTCGATCATCCGGATCTCGCGAGCGCGATGTGGCAGAATCTCGGCGAGATTCCAGGCAACGGCGTGGACGATGATCGCAACGGGTATGTGGATGATGTGAACGGTTGGGATTTCGTCGGCAACGATAACGATCCCACGCCCGCGTACGATGTCGCGGGATCAAACCCGAATGATCTCCACCACGGGACGGTCGTCGCGGGCATCATCGCCGCGCGCGGGAATAACGGGCAGGGGATCGCGGGGATTGATTGGCTCGCGAAGATCATGCCGTTGCGCGTACTCCGCTCGGATGGCGTGGGCGATCTGAACGATGTCCTCGCTGCGCTCCGGTACGCGCACGAGCAGGGCGCATCGATCGTCAACTTGAGTTTCGTTGGCACCGAGCGTTCCGTGGAACTCGACGCGCTCATCATCGAGCTTGCGCGCGATGGCGTGCTCGTCGTTGCGGCGGGTGGGAACGAGGATCAGCGCGGTCGCGGGAACCTCGATGACTTTCCTGCCTACCCCATCTGCTCCGGCAATGGTGAGGGGTACGTGCTCGGCGTCGCCGCGACGAACGAACAGGATGAGAAGGCGACGTTCTCGAGCTACGGCGATTGCGTTGATCTGAGCGCACCGGGTTCGCACATCGTCGGGACGAGGTTCCACGATCCCGATCATACCGCCATTGCGGTGGGTGATCGGATTGGGCAGACAACATTCTCAGAGCCCTACGGTGGTTTCTTCAACGGCACCTCGTACGCCGCACCAATTGTCGCGGGTGCTGCGTCCCTCGTGCGCGGCCTCCTTCCGTCACTCGCACCGCTCGACATCATCGCGCTCCTCCGGCAGGCCGCTGATCCGATTGCGAATGTCCCCGGCGCGCTCACGGGCAAGTTGGGTGCCGGACGACTCCAACTCTCGCGCGCGGTGCGCGAAGCGCTCGCACGCGCAACTGCGGCACCGAGCATGACGCACTCCTCGATCGAGTTCAGCAGGCCCATCGTCGGTGTGCTCGAGGATGTCATCGTGCGCGTGGTGGTGCAGAACGACAGCGGCCAGGTACTCGGTGGTCGTAGCGTGCGCCTCCTCTCAGATCGCATTGACGATCTCATCGCGCCCACCACTGCGCTCACGGACGCAACCGGCATCGCATCGTTCTCCATCCGGGCGCAGCAGGAGGGCATTGCGGAGCTCCACGCGCTCATCGGTGACCTCACGGTTGCGACGGGGCGTGTCGTGGTAGCCAGTGGCGGCGCTGCGGGGATCGGTATCGGGTCGCTCCTCAAGGGTTCCACGAGTTCGGTGTACGTCGTGGACGCACGCGGGAAACGGTACGCGTTCCCGGATCGCCAGACATTTGACTCGTGGTACGCGGACACCAGTAGTGTCCTGCGCGTGGACGACAGCGTCCTCGCGGCCTTCCCGCTCGGCGGGCTGGTGACGATTCGACCCGGGACGTTCCTCGTGAAGATTCAGACCGACCCCAAAGTGTACACGGTGGAGCGGGGCGGTGTGCTCCGGTGGGTGCCGACGGAGGAGATGGCTATCGCACGCTACGGTACCGCGTGGGCATCGCGTGTCGTTGATGTGCCGGATGCATTTTTTGCCACCTATACCTCTGGCACGCAGGTGGGTCCGGGTGAGTTCCCGTCGGGCTACCTCTGGGAGCATCCTGCCACTGGCACGCGTGCGATGGTCGAGAACGGAACGCTCCGTGCGTTTGGTACGCGAGAGCTGTTCGCGCAGAATGGTTTGCAGGAGCGCGATGTCTTCCGTCACCTCGTCGTGGAACTCCCGTTCGGGAATCCCATCCTTGGCCGCGAGCAGACGCTCGCTATTCCGATTCCATGA
- a CDS encoding GDP-mannose 4,6-dehydratase yields MFEQPIFDKPNILVTGGAGFIGSHLCERLLDRAKVICLDNFVSGTQQNIEHLLQRPDFVFIKHDVTAPIDLNAFPELVRFKVEFQGVQEIYHLACPTSPKDFEDLRVETLLANSYGTVNALHLASQFRAKFLLGSSSVVYGARDRERYQAEDDYGVVDHLGPRACYDEGKRFAETVVATYRQQYSIDTKIARIFRTYGPRQRLRIGEMIPDFVVNALEGKDLTIYGDETFTTSLTFVDDVVAGLIALMESEEGGPMNLGSTEMHRIADVARMVIEMTGSASSVRFVEPLLFMTPQGVPDISKARNLLGWTPITRLEDGLQKTIDFAQAHRELLGY; encoded by the coding sequence ATGTTCGAGCAGCCCATTTTTGACAAGCCGAATATCCTCGTCACCGGTGGCGCGGGGTTCATCGGGTCGCACCTCTGCGAGCGTCTTCTCGATCGAGCAAAGGTCATCTGCCTCGATAACTTTGTTTCCGGTACGCAGCAGAACATCGAACACCTGCTGCAGCGACCGGATTTCGTTTTCATCAAGCACGATGTGACGGCACCCATTGACCTCAACGCGTTCCCCGAGCTCGTGCGCTTCAAGGTGGAGTTCCAGGGCGTGCAGGAGATCTACCACCTCGCGTGCCCGACCTCGCCGAAGGATTTTGAGGACCTCCGCGTGGAGACGCTCCTCGCGAACAGTTACGGGACGGTGAATGCGCTCCACCTCGCGTCGCAGTTCCGTGCGAAGTTCCTCCTCGGGTCGTCCTCCGTCGTGTACGGGGCGCGCGATCGCGAGCGTTACCAAGCCGAGGATGACTACGGTGTCGTAGACCACCTCGGGCCGCGCGCGTGCTACGACGAGGGGAAGCGGTTCGCAGAGACCGTCGTGGCGACGTACCGCCAGCAGTACAGCATCGACACGAAGATCGCACGTATTTTTCGCACGTACGGCCCGCGCCAGCGCCTCCGCATCGGCGAGATGATCCCGGATTTCGTCGTCAACGCGCTCGAGGGGAAGGACCTCACGATCTATGGCGATGAGACCTTTACGACCTCGCTGACGTTCGTGGACGATGTCGTCGCCGGCCTCATCGCGCTCATGGAATCCGAGGAGGGAGGGCCGATGAACCTCGGATCAACGGAGATGCACCGGATCGCAGATGTCGCGCGCATGGTCATCGAGATGACGGGGTCGGCATCCTCGGTGCGTTTCGTCGAGCCGCTCCTCTTCATGACCCCGCAGGGCGTTCCGGATATCAGCAAGGCGAGGAATCTCTTGGGTTGGACACCGATCACGCGCCTCGAGGACGGCCTCCAGAAGACCATTGACTTCGCGCAGGCGCACCGTGAGCTGTTGGGATACTAG
- a CDS encoding Ig-like domain-containing protein, whose product MKRIIIPAVLALLFVSVAVARALAPPEVRVELAPLTNATVFGGQLDVLGLDMTVIPGKDDVLDVLFVKQDGTAEWERDIVAAELWADAGAIGFQGIGVDTLLGAGTWLGSENGWAFRRINADVPAAGRRFFITVDVLPLPTNHATTRLTLQTHLDRFKAMEYDAGDHGIFLRTARPAPVAVMTSATLTIQQIQADTLAPTVRITEPVDGSTFARDWIFVRGVAQDHGGSAVAKVQLAVNRVGKAQTWIDAVPEIPGFGTWEVRLFGLPRGNTIELRVRGEDWNGNRSTLGAPVLITLTE is encoded by the coding sequence ATGAAACGCATCATTATTCCCGCGGTGCTCGCCCTCCTGTTCGTGTCCGTTGCGGTTGCCCGTGCGCTCGCGCCGCCGGAGGTGCGCGTGGAGCTCGCCCCGCTTACCAACGCGACCGTGTTCGGCGGTCAGTTGGATGTTCTGGGGCTTGATATGACGGTGATCCCTGGAAAGGATGACGTGCTCGACGTGCTCTTCGTCAAGCAGGATGGTACCGCGGAGTGGGAGCGTGACATCGTTGCGGCCGAACTCTGGGCAGATGCGGGCGCGATTGGGTTTCAGGGGATTGGTGTTGATACGCTGCTCGGTGCGGGGACGTGGCTCGGAAGTGAAAACGGCTGGGCGTTCCGTCGGATCAACGCGGACGTTCCCGCAGCGGGCAGACGCTTCTTCATCACCGTTGATGTCCTTCCTCTTCCGACGAACCATGCGACGACACGGCTGACGCTCCAGACGCATCTTGATCGGTTCAAGGCGATGGAGTATGATGCGGGTGACCACGGCATCTTCCTGCGGACCGCTCGGCCTGCGCCAGTCGCGGTGATGACGAGCGCGACGTTGACGATCCAGCAGATTCAAGCCGACACGCTTGCACCAACGGTGCGCATCACGGAACCGGTGGACGGGAGTACGTTCGCGCGGGATTGGATTTTCGTCCGCGGCGTTGCGCAGGACCACGGCGGATCGGCGGTTGCGAAGGTACAGCTCGCGGTGAACCGCGTTGGGAAGGCACAGACGTGGATTGACGCGGTGCCGGAAATCCCCGGCTTTGGCACGTGGGAAGTACGGCTCTTTGGCCTGCCGCGGGGCAACACCATTGAACTCCGCGTGCGCGGAGAGGATTGGAACGGGAATCGCAGCACACTTGGAGCGCCGGTCCTGATCACCCTTACGGAATAA
- a CDS encoding sigma-70 family RNA polymerase sigma factor has protein sequence MVVHLPTLTRFVAYRVSDQDDAKDVLAETVCQFIEYCQRTDRVIAHPRGLLFRIARMRLVAYYETKSNRAGDITIEDAPELPAAGSLERRVEAREQLEQVHAALAEMREEDRELITLTAMLGLTIAEIAEMLETSPGAVRVRLHAARKKLKKRLRENEARTPHEEHVDHT, from the coding sequence GTGGTCGTCCACCTTCCGACCCTCACGCGATTTGTTGCCTACCGGGTGTCGGACCAGGATGACGCGAAGGATGTCCTCGCGGAGACGGTGTGTCAGTTCATCGAGTACTGCCAGCGAACCGATCGCGTGATCGCGCACCCGCGCGGCCTCCTGTTCCGGATCGCACGCATGCGGCTCGTCGCGTACTACGAGACGAAGTCGAACCGCGCCGGTGACATTACCATCGAGGACGCACCGGAACTTCCGGCGGCAGGATCGCTCGAACGGCGGGTGGAGGCGAGGGAGCAGTTGGAGCAGGTACACGCCGCGCTTGCGGAGATGCGGGAGGAGGATCGGGAACTCATCACGCTCACCGCGATGCTCGGACTGACGATCGCGGAGATCGCGGAAATGCTCGAGACGTCACCGGGGGCCGTCCGCGTCCGGCTCCACGCCGCCAGGAAGAAGCTCAAGAAGCGTTTGCGGGAGAACGAAGCACGCACACCACATGAAGAGCACGTGGACCACACATGA
- a CDS encoding Ig-like domain-containing protein, translating to MSNAFITQLASRAGRRARTTARRGLSLTLAATTIIWALGIPLGVLIPQPANAAALTVATVMPSTPATAATGVTYTVKLTTPSGASSNIRSVGVNFLDAVPTFPGVGNYTTCSLTVGGTAVPGVGCLNTGSLAYVALTADDNAPTVTIAASTPMVWTFGPVTNPAGAGPATATVFTDDTGNSQNIGGSIIDEKALTLRYGTAPTLTGGGPGNGQSFVPLEATIDINIASGSLLTSGDASPSTATVTVNKCTGATDALTCASPETNVNRCSTVTVGNGLGTNDRITCAASLETSTTYKLTVDGTVQGSTNIPLGASVSRIFRTGSVDSGTNTTSPRVLTTVPGPGTQSVPLNTAIAFVFPTGPEGDMLANGTANAVDNVDNIRLRPTTNGVLGTDVCTTANSCTGTWDGASRTLRVNGVTLIASTTYDFCLAANVLNAQSRSMTADACYSFTTGTTSDTTAPTLATADPLKPANGATGVDPAVTGSLRISFSENIRPDTVTTTTFGLCNDTDGNGDSNCDTLEKIATTAYNVSTDPSGRDLNVSLNAALTASKRYCYFIGTGIRDLAGNAIAADITNKCFTTGSATAVSAPTLQYCDADSFGFVCGFDQPMAVSGLISSNNVNTSNVALQCPTGVPISLASKAATWDAEFRELRVMGVGLQPGQDCRVTVTNAAGFTGTAISTTNSANVANFTVLDATTTGGTLGFSGSADTNFYSDTDFGSYWVNPQRCEPRVRITGKNTILECEFPAPASLPASSTFTLTFPSGFTYTDSSSNAIRAVPAATSFVNADINGPAAAGAPTIASVTCNTVANTCTVTTGTATIASGDRIFFELDRLQTPTTAVTDKKISVIVKDNSGIKKGETINPSPFSIQSAGAYAISGTACKSSVGGGTCNIPGGDTAIASAKVFCQQQGGYLEGSTAGVFAGSQETTTDANGDWTVSGLSNGQYGCGMPPDPTTTADVGSGESFKQLTINGASSSDVDFKFENLAVTGQTLSVTIASGATLNGEVVDLFCHAGTFDSEFSRPVMKTVTLDSAGAGTTTLKLKGGKTYECGIGPHIDFSNFTSGPPPVPDFAFMPPPPTRVVVPTSSDPSAITFTLDVASNTISGTVQDGSATGIANVYVNAFPLGCFDSNGAFKQCNGGFAQSKSDGTFTLNVSGGTYEVRAFSPGMPESEPQILTVTTASLTGVIIKLQKSATTIAGQVLDESGNEIQYAGVDAERITAGGSCSSFTPNGGHSFSPTNSSGNYTLYVSNGTWNVRAHAPSYGQVGCTTVVVSGTSLTGKNLQATAGDFKTVSGTCPSGAFIGAFGTNGGNHGACSEGAYSIKVPAGTGYTVECFANGKGHCGRSTSVDTSSANQTVNFGTSVTTGTLQITITGITDAFVDVRDSSGLGNGTGQNSAGVYTLTIPPGTYTVRGGSPKYGDLCSDQSAIVTANTTTAITCTPPANLRTVAGRVTDGSTNLAGASITVTSTTSGKMFNTRTGSQTSTNSNLSLTNVPDGSYTIRASKSGYGSASANAIVSGGNLTLSENIALTQATGSAGDTVIVSVRDDSDVDYNGNARVTATNASGNVIVAEMDKTTSDASLSLTNGTWTVTTIGDNGKKTTSSTTVTVTNGTASTAAFNADLDTAVSGFTPVSNNVNFTPTAGGLMKSEDIIGLSINAPMNAFSTTDSSTATMQISKDPTVAGIDPGGTSNFVGSSGFTISPTDANGKELSDLSSNVTITIPFSASDLSAASVSDEGTLLLAAIDANGEWETFSTTVDEVNNLLTAEISHFSTFGIVGSTSGGGSPTSSDVQAPGAVMNVTSSASANSVTLSWTDPADTDLAEIEILRNTPPSTAVAATAIARVAKGVKTFVDTALTSATKYFYILRSKDTSGNTRNSDTISITTAATSTAAPTTGTTTPAPTTDGGGSGTAATTTAPSATPGATSIGLNAGDIVKATSSNAVYLVGANGKRYVYPNELTFKSWHKDFSKVKHISNADMATLQLGGFVTVRPGTWLVKIESDPKVYAVEPGSALRWVETEQRAQTLYGTSWNKKIVDVPVSFWVGYTQGNPLGADVHPTGTIVSSAGARYYIDGGVKRLVTNDVFSALGYQDHFVHALDATVVYGDGSALTSTATVTFARE from the coding sequence ATGTCTAACGCATTCATCACGCAGCTCGCCTCGCGCGCAGGTCGGCGCGCCAGGACGACCGCCCGAAGAGGTCTCTCGTTGACCCTCGCGGCAACGACGATCATCTGGGCGCTCGGCATCCCGCTCGGCGTCCTCATCCCGCAGCCGGCGAACGCTGCGGCACTCACGGTCGCAACCGTCATGCCGTCAACTCCGGCGACGGCCGCAACCGGCGTCACGTACACCGTGAAGCTCACGACACCTTCGGGCGCATCGAGCAACATACGCTCCGTCGGCGTTAATTTTTTGGATGCGGTACCGACGTTCCCGGGAGTCGGAAACTACACCACCTGCTCACTGACCGTTGGTGGCACCGCCGTACCGGGTGTTGGCTGTTTGAATACGGGTAGCCTGGCGTATGTCGCGCTGACGGCCGATGACAACGCTCCTACTGTCACCATCGCGGCGAGTACTCCCATGGTCTGGACGTTTGGCCCCGTCACAAACCCGGCAGGCGCCGGTCCGGCGACAGCGACGGTCTTCACGGATGACACCGGGAACAGCCAAAATATCGGGGGATCAATCATTGATGAAAAGGCCCTCACGCTCCGCTACGGCACCGCGCCAACGCTCACCGGTGGCGGCCCGGGAAATGGGCAGAGCTTCGTCCCGCTCGAAGCAACGATTGACATCAACATCGCATCGGGGTCGCTCCTCACGAGCGGCGATGCGTCGCCCTCCACGGCCACCGTCACAGTCAACAAGTGCACCGGAGCGACGGATGCGCTCACATGCGCAAGTCCGGAGACGAACGTCAACCGCTGCTCCACGGTCACGGTGGGCAACGGCCTCGGAACAAACGACCGCATCACCTGCGCCGCATCACTCGAGACCTCCACCACCTACAAGCTCACCGTGGACGGGACGGTACAGGGCTCCACGAACATTCCACTCGGCGCGAGCGTCTCACGCATCTTCCGCACCGGCTCCGTGGACTCCGGCACGAACACCACCTCCCCGCGCGTTCTCACCACCGTCCCGGGCCCTGGGACACAAAGTGTGCCGCTCAACACGGCGATCGCGTTCGTCTTCCCCACAGGACCGGAGGGAGATATGCTCGCGAACGGAACAGCGAACGCCGTGGACAACGTGGACAACATTCGTCTGCGACCAACCACGAATGGCGTACTTGGCACGGATGTCTGCACCACGGCGAATAGCTGTACCGGGACATGGGATGGCGCGAGCAGGACGCTCCGCGTGAATGGCGTCACACTCATCGCGTCCACCACCTACGACTTCTGCCTCGCAGCAAATGTCCTGAACGCGCAGAGCCGCAGCATGACCGCGGATGCATGCTACTCCTTCACGACTGGGACAACCTCGGACACCACCGCGCCAACGCTCGCAACTGCGGATCCCCTCAAACCCGCCAACGGTGCGACGGGCGTTGATCCGGCGGTGACGGGATCACTCCGCATCAGCTTCAGCGAGAATATCCGACCGGACACCGTGACGACGACGACGTTTGGCCTCTGCAACGACACGGATGGGAACGGCGACAGCAACTGCGATACCTTGGAGAAAATCGCAACAACGGCGTACAACGTGAGCACGGACCCAAGCGGTCGGGATTTGAACGTGAGCTTGAACGCTGCGCTCACGGCATCCAAACGGTACTGCTACTTCATCGGCACCGGCATACGCGACCTCGCGGGCAATGCCATCGCCGCAGACATCACGAACAAGTGCTTCACGACCGGCTCCGCAACGGCGGTGAGCGCGCCGACGCTCCAATACTGCGATGCGGACTCCTTCGGTTTCGTCTGTGGATTTGACCAGCCGATGGCGGTCTCCGGCCTCATCTCGTCGAACAACGTGAACACCTCGAACGTCGCACTTCAGTGTCCCACCGGAGTTCCCATCTCCCTCGCGAGCAAGGCGGCAACGTGGGATGCGGAATTCCGCGAGTTGCGCGTGATGGGAGTTGGGCTCCAGCCCGGCCAGGACTGCAGAGTGACCGTGACGAACGCAGCCGGATTCACCGGCACCGCCATCTCGACGACGAACAGCGCGAACGTGGCAAACTTCACGGTGCTCGATGCCACGACCACGGGTGGCACGCTCGGCTTCTCCGGGTCTGCGGACACGAACTTCTACTCCGATACGGACTTCGGCTCGTACTGGGTCAATCCGCAACGCTGCGAGCCGCGCGTACGCATCACCGGCAAGAACACAATACTCGAATGTGAGTTCCCTGCTCCGGCCTCGCTGCCGGCCAGCTCGACGTTCACGCTCACCTTCCCAAGCGGTTTCACCTACACGGACTCCAGCAGCAACGCCATCCGTGCGGTGCCAGCCGCAACGTCGTTCGTGAACGCGGACATCAACGGCCCTGCCGCCGCGGGCGCGCCAACGATCGCGAGCGTCACCTGCAACACGGTTGCAAACACCTGCACTGTCACCACCGGCACGGCGACCATCGCATCCGGCGATCGCATCTTCTTTGAGCTCGACCGACTCCAGACCCCGACAACCGCGGTGACGGATAAGAAGATCTCGGTCATCGTGAAGGACAACAGCGGTATCAAGAAGGGAGAGACCATCAACCCGTCGCCGTTCTCCATCCAGAGCGCAGGTGCGTACGCCATCTCCGGCACCGCGTGCAAGAGTAGCGTCGGCGGTGGCACATGCAACATCCCCGGAGGCGATACGGCGATTGCGAGCGCGAAGGTCTTCTGCCAGCAGCAGGGAGGATACCTCGAGGGGAGCACCGCGGGTGTCTTCGCCGGATCACAGGAAACCACGACGGACGCAAACGGCGATTGGACCGTCTCCGGTCTCTCCAACGGCCAGTACGGCTGTGGTATGCCGCCAGACCCCACAACCACCGCAGACGTCGGCAGCGGTGAAAGCTTCAAGCAGTTGACGATCAACGGCGCGAGCAGTTCCGATGTGGACTTCAAGTTCGAGAACCTCGCGGTGACTGGACAAACCCTGAGTGTGACGATTGCGTCCGGCGCAACGCTCAACGGCGAGGTCGTTGATCTCTTCTGCCATGCCGGCACCTTCGATAGCGAATTCTCGCGCCCCGTCATGAAGACCGTCACACTCGACTCTGCGGGAGCAGGTACCACAACGCTCAAGCTCAAGGGCGGCAAGACGTACGAGTGCGGCATTGGTCCGCACATTGACTTCAGCAACTTCACGAGCGGCCCTCCGCCGGTTCCGGACTTCGCGTTCATGCCGCCACCGCCCACCCGAGTCGTCGTCCCGACGAGCAGTGACCCCTCCGCGATCACCTTCACGCTCGATGTCGCATCGAACACCATCAGCGGGACGGTACAGGATGGATCGGCAACCGGCATTGCGAACGTGTACGTCAATGCGTTCCCGCTCGGCTGCTTCGACAGCAACGGCGCATTCAAGCAGTGCAACGGCGGATTCGCACAGAGTAAATCCGACGGAACGTTCACGCTCAATGTCTCCGGTGGAACGTACGAGGTGCGCGCGTTCTCACCGGGTATGCCGGAGTCCGAGCCACAGATTCTCACGGTGACTACTGCGAGCCTCACCGGCGTCATCATCAAACTCCAGAAGTCCGCGACGACGATCGCGGGGCAGGTGCTCGATGAGTCCGGCAACGAGATCCAGTACGCAGGCGTGGATGCGGAGCGCATCACCGCTGGCGGATCATGCTCGTCCTTCACCCCGAACGGCGGACACTCGTTCAGCCCGACCAACTCGAGCGGCAACTACACGCTCTACGTGAGCAACGGCACTTGGAACGTCCGGGCACACGCACCGTCCTACGGCCAAGTGGGCTGTACGACCGTCGTCGTCTCCGGAACATCGCTCACCGGCAAGAACCTCCAGGCAACCGCGGGCGACTTCAAGACCGTCAGCGGAACCTGCCCATCGGGCGCGTTCATCGGCGCGTTCGGCACGAACGGCGGGAACCATGGTGCGTGCTCGGAGGGCGCGTACTCGATCAAGGTGCCCGCCGGAACCGGCTACACCGTCGAGTGCTTCGCGAACGGCAAGGGTCACTGCGGGAGGAGCACGAGCGTGGACACCTCGAGCGCAAACCAGACCGTGAACTTTGGGACATCGGTGACCACCGGTACGCTCCAGATCACGATCACCGGCATCACCGATGCGTTCGTGGATGTACGCGACTCGAGCGGACTGGGGAACGGCACCGGCCAGAACAGTGCCGGCGTGTACACGCTCACCATCCCGCCGGGGACGTACACCGTGCGCGGTGGCTCACCAAAGTACGGCGACCTCTGCAGCGATCAGTCCGCGATCGTCACCGCGAATACCACGACCGCGATCACGTGTACGCCACCGGCAAACCTCCGGACGGTCGCTGGTCGCGTGACGGATGGTTCAACGAACCTCGCCGGCGCGTCCATCACTGTCACCTCCACGACGAGCGGCAAGATGTTCAACACGCGGACGGGATCGCAGACCAGCACGAACAGCAACCTCTCGCTCACGAATGTTCCAGATGGCAGCTACACGATCCGCGCATCAAAGAGCGGATACGGATCCGCAAGCGCGAACGCGATCGTGAGCGGCGGAAACCTCACGCTCAGTGAAAATATCGCGCTCACGCAGGCGACCGGTTCGGCCGGTGACACCGTCATCGTCAGCGTCCGCGATGACAGCGACGTGGACTACAACGGCAACGCGCGCGTGACGGCGACGAACGCGAGCGGCAATGTCATCGTCGCGGAGATGGATAAAACGACGAGCGATGCTTCGCTCTCGCTCACGAACGGGACATGGACCGTCACCACGATCGGCGACAACGGGAAGAAGACGACTTCGTCAACGACCGTCACCGTGACGAACGGAACGGCAAGCACCGCGGCGTTCAATGCAGACCTCGACACCGCCGTGAGCGGCTTCACGCCGGTGAGCAACAACGTGAACTTCACGCCAACGGCTGGAGGACTCATGAAGTCCGAGGACATCATCGGACTCTCGATCAACGCACCGATGAACGCGTTCTCCACGACCGACAGCTCCACGGCGACGATGCAGATATCGAAGGACCCGACGGTCGCGGGCATCGACCCGGGCGGCACGTCGAACTTCGTCGGGAGCAGTGGATTCACTATCAGCCCGACGGACGCGAATGGAAAGGAGCTCTCCGACCTCAGCAGCAACGTGACGATCACGATCCCATTCAGCGCGAGCGACCTCTCGGCAGCGAGCGTCAGCGACGAAGGCACGCTCCTCCTCGCGGCGATTGACGCGAACGGAGAGTGGGAGACGTTCTCGACAACGGTGGATGAGGTGAACAATCTCCTGACGGCAGAGATCTCACACTTCTCCACGTTCGGCATCGTTGGCTCCACGAGTGGTGGCGGATCGCCGACCTCGAGCGATGTGCAAGCACCCGGCGCCGTGATGAACGTCACCTCGAGCGCGAGTGCGAACAGCGTGACGCTCTCATGGACTGATCCCGCAGACACCGATCTCGCGGAGATCGAGATTCTGCGCAACACACCACCGTCAACCGCGGTTGCCGCAACGGCAATCGCACGCGTTGCCAAGGGCGTCAAGACATTCGTGGACACCGCGCTCACCTCGGCGACCAAGTACTTCTACATCCTGCGATCGAAGGATACGAGTGGGAACACGCGAAACTCGGATACGATCAGCATCACGACCGCGGCGACGAGTACCGCCGCGCCGACAACGGGAACGACGACACCTGCGCCAACGACCGATGGTGGGGGGAGTGGGACCGCCGCGACAACGACCGCACCATCCGCAACGCCTGGCGCAACGAGCATCGGTCTCAACGCCGGCGACATCGTGAAGGCGACATCCTCAAACGCGGTGTACCTCGTTGGCGCGAACGGGAAACGCTATGTATACCCGAACGAGCTCACGTTCAAGTCCTGGCACAAGGACTTCAGCAAGGTGAAGCACATCTCCAATGCGGACATGGCGACACTCCAGCTCGGAGGATTCGTCACCGTGCGCCCGGGAACGTGGCTCGTGAAGATTGAGTCCGATCCCAAGGTCTACGCCGTGGAGCCCGGGAGCGCGCTCCGCTGGGTGGAGACCGAGCAGCGCGCACAGACGCTGTACGGAACGAGCTGGAACAAGAAGATCGTTGACGTGCCGGTCTCGTTCTGGGTGGGCTATACGCAGGGCAACCCGCTGGGTGCGGACGTCCATCCGACCGGAACGATCGTATCCTCCGCAGGGGCACGGTACTACATTGATGGCGGGGTGAAGCGACTCGTCACAAACGATGTCTTCAGCGCCCTCGGCTACCAGGACCATTTCGTCCACGCCCTCGATGCGACGGTCGTCTACGGCGACGGATCGGCTCTCACGTCCACGGCAACGGTCACCTTCGCACGTGAGTAA